The following nucleotide sequence is from Trifolium pratense cultivar HEN17-A07 linkage group LG2, ARS_RC_1.1, whole genome shotgun sequence.
acttgttatttattatttatgtgaAATGTTACGGCAAAATACATTTAGTTGGTGTTTTATTCTAGAAAGCAGGATTATCCATAATCATTAAAACCAAGCTGAGATAGTGTTTTGTGTGACAACCCATCCTTGCTACTCCCTTGTTCTTCTAATCCAATCCTTGTGTCAAACTGGGGATGGTATTTCGCTATCTCTATCTCACATATTCTGTGAAGCTAACCGAGTAGTGAATGACCTTGCCAAATATGGTCTGAGATATGGCTGGtctgtatattattttttgagtCCTTTCCTTCGTTTGCTTATTTCTGCCATTTATGCAGACAGAATTGGGGGGTTGTTTTGTTAAAGGAAAAGTGAGTGCCATGatgtgttgttttgtttgtgtaAAAGGTGGGAGTCTTAAAATATAGTTAGAACTATATACTAGTTATGATTTTAGGCTGATTTATCTTGATGTAATTTTAACTTGTCatgttttttttagagttttaaCTTCTCATTGGATCAAAAGTTATCTTTTCAATCGCATTCACCAAAATAACCCTCCACAGAAAATGCAGAGCCTGCAGAAGTCTCTAGTGTGCTATGTTTTGTCCCAGTTTACTTGTTCTTTTATAGGATTGTAGACAATATAAATGATCATTCACTTTCAAAGGCAAACATGGTACCTGTTTGGTTTCAGAGTATAAatgtttttaatatttgaaGTAACCACGATAATGCATTATGGCATTCAATAAAACATGTTCCCATTCTTCGTATGATTTTCATAATCAGACATTTGGTTTTATCAATGTTATTATCATCCATATTAATGCGATTCTAAGGCAATTGAGGTAATTTGACATTTTTGCCTCTACAGGTGAAGGTCGTTATGACACTCTTGCGTGATTCTGGTCCTTTCAAGGAAGGTGTCCTGTAGAAAGTATATAGGCATATTGGCAGGgttaattgaaatttgtaaATATATGTAAATGGTTTTTATTTTGCAAACGCTGTATTTTTTTAGGTATGAATGTACAGTTGAATGGGCATTTGATACGTTAAGCTATGTATGGTTGAATAGTTGTTGGCTTGTTTCATCCTTTATGCCCAAATTGGAGACGGTAGAAAGAGTGAGATATATAGTTCATTCTGTATTTGATCCTAGTGAGGAATCAGATAGAGGTTAATACATTGGACGTTTGGTTCAAATGCAACTGTTAGTTAGTTAGATATACTACAGCTCCATTAAGTGTGTGCAGGACTGTAGACTACTACTAGTATGTACCATTAATTGCCTCGGACTTGTATAATATATTTCGACACtagtttgtttaaatatttggtcTAAGCATGAagtgaattaaaaaataaaaaaagaccaAGCATTCAAAGTAAGGAAAGATCTCTGGTTATTAAGCTCAACAATACTATGAACCTCACACCTAGCAACAAGATACATATCATTATCAAGCTTCCATCTCCTATACCTATAACCAACAGAAGCAACTTGTTCACCCTCATTAGCAAAAGGATTAGGCTCTTCAAAAGTCTCCTTTTTCCCACAATCAATGTCCTTCCTTATTCCTCCAAATGCACTACACTTAACCATAAAGGCATAACAAGATGATAATCCCTAATAGAATGATGAGTTCAAACAGAGAGAGAAGCGCCATTGTCCGCTGGAGTAAGATTGAGTATCATGGTGGCAGCCTTGAAAGCCCTAATAGATGGATTTTGGGGTTATGAATATAATAAtgagttaataataataataataataaattgaagaaaaggaaaatgtgAATTGGAGAATTAAGTAAGAGTAAGAAACCATGATTCGGGTGATTGATAGAGAGATGCGGAAGCACCAAAGCAAGAAGCAAGCATGTCAGTGTTGATGACACCAGGATTGAGAGCGACAACTGCAATACCTTGAGGTAACTCTTTGGCGACAGACTTAGTGAGTCCTTCAATAGCCCATTTGGATGCACAGTAAGGTGCTACAAGTGCTGCACCAGATCTACCCCAACCAGAAGACATGTTGACTATTATTCCTTCCTGGTTCTTGGTTGAGTTTGAGGAGAGCATTAGAGGGATGAAGTGCCTTAACACGTTGGCAGTACCTTTCAAGTTTGTATCTATTACCAAATCAAACTCTTGAGATGGAACCTCCCACATCTTGTTGTTCTTGTTAATGGTACCTGCCCCGTTCACTATAACATCAGGAGGAGAACCCTTTTTCTCCATTACAATGCGTGACATCTCTTCAACGCTGTTATTACACCTCACGTCGGCGTTAAGGAAGAGATGATTATTCTtgttagaagaagaagaaagttgagATTGAAGGGAATCGAGCTTATCCTGAGAACGGGAACACCCGATAATGGTGTGACCACGATTCGCCAATTCAATCGCAAGAGCCCTTCCTATGCCTTTACTAACACCAGTTATCAACACAGTTCGATTTCCGACTCCGACTCCACTCCGACCTCCTATTCCCATCCCGATTCCTCT
It contains:
- the LOC123910796 gene encoding NADPH-dependent pterin aldehyde reductase-like; translated protein: MGGSGSGRGIGMGIGGRSGVGVGNRTVLITGVSKGIGRALAIELANRGHTIIGCSRSQDKLDSLQSQLSSSSNKNNHLFLNADVRCNNSVEEMSRIVMEKKGSPPDVIVNGAGTINKNNKMWEVPSQEFDLVIDTNLKGTANVLRHFIPLMLSSNSTKNQEGIIVNMSSGWGRSGAALVAPYCASKWAIEGLTKSVAKELPQGIAVVALNPGVINTDMLASCFGASASLYQSPESWAFKAATMILNLTPADNGASLSV